AGTTGATAGGCAAACTGAAAAGCCCGCACAATCAAATCATTCTTGGCAGAAGGCGAGGTATCAGATTTTACCAGAGAACTAGAAACCTCCATACACTGTTGTAGCCAGTCAGGAATGCTACATTCATAGTCAAAGTCAGTTTTAGCAAGGATTTGAGTATTCATGATAGTTACACCTATAGGGTAATAATACTGATAAGACAATCAGGCGTGACAGAGACTTGTGTATTTTTTTATACAAATAAAAACGAGAAAATCCAAACGGGTGAAACGGTTAAGTTTCACGGAGTTGATTTACAACTATCCGCCCCTTCATTCTGAGAAGTGAACAGCACTTGATAAAACAATACCACTCTCTTAAGGTCAGCTTAACCTGCTCCCAAGTGCAGATTTGAAGATTAGGATCAACCGCTAATCTCCCTCAAAATCAGGATTTGGTCTTGGGGGTACTGCGATCGGATTTTGCTAAACCTCTACTGAATGAAGCCTGAATCCTTGTCTATTATTTAATAATATAGACAAAATTCTTAACAATATGTTATCAAAATCTACCTCTCAAGCGATCGATCAGTTCCAAAATACCTTGAAACAGCTTCACACGACCTTGATCTTAGTCCCTTTCGATTCTACCGATTTAAAACAGACCTTTCAACAGGCAAAAGTCACCTTTCAAACCCAAATTATGGGGATCAACGAGAGTGATTTTGATCCCCCTGTTGAGTCTAAAATCCAATCCTATTTAACTGAAACTCATAAACAGATGCGACTCTTAGAAATGGATCTAAAATTTCTACAAGCATCCCATCAATCTGCCACCTTCCGCACCCGCCTCACCCAAATTCAAAATCGCCTCGATCTCCTGTTGAGTTATGGTGAAGCCATTTTGAAAGATGTTTGATACTGAAACCTAAACAGTGAAATCTTTTTCCCTGTTCCCGGCTCTAACCAATGCGACGAGGGAGTTCCACTCGAAATGTTGTTCCTTTTCCCGGTTGGCTTTCTACAGTAATACCCACATTCCGCAGATATTTAAGTCAATTTAATTTTCAACTAAATTGGAATAAATAAAAGCCCAAATGATTGCTATGTAATAATTTGGGCTATTTTTAATGTAGAATAATAATTGGAGTAACTGAACAAATAAAAAGATGAAAAACCCCCTAGAAGCGATGGAAATCGTAAATTTAGACCATTTAGGAATAGTGGCAGGGATAAAGGAAGAAGGAAATCAGGAAGAAGAAGAAGAAATGAAAGCGATAAAAATAGTGCATGGATACTCAAGAGATAAAAGACCAGATCTAAAACAATTTATAATAGATATGGTGGTAAGTGGAGATGGAGATGTGCCATTATATCTAAAAATAGATGACGGAAATGCCGATGATAAAAGTGTATTTGTAGAAAGACTAAAAGAATTTACTCATCAATGGACATTTGAAGGAATATGTGTAGCAGACAGTGCGTTATACACAGCAGAGAATATAGGAGCAATGGCGGGAATGAAATGGATAACGAGAGTGCCATTAAGTCTAAAAGAAGCGCAAAATAAGATAGTGGAAATAGAAGAGGAAGAATGGGTTCCTAGTAAAATAATAGGATACAAAATAGCAACGAAATCAAGTGAGTACGGGAACAGCAAACAAAGATGGCTAGTGGTAGAAAGTGAAATCAGGAAAAAAGCAGCGATAAAAAAAATATCAGAGCAAGTAGAAAAACAGTTAGAGAACGCTAAAGCAGCACTGCGTAAGCTATCAAAACAAGAGTATGCCTGCATAGCAGATGCAGAGATAGGGATAAAAATGTTATCAGATTCGTGGATATATCACGAAATAAAAGAAATAAAATGCACAGAAAAAGCCAATAACAAAAGCCAAAGTAAAACGAAAAAAGGAAATAAAGAAAAGACAATAGTTTATCAAGTTACAGGAGAGATAGAGGCAAGAGAATCAGTAATAGAGGGGGAAAGAATCAAAGCGGGAAGATTTATATTAGCGACAAATATATTAGACAAGGAAGAGGTGAGGAATCAGGTCAAGAAAATAACGAATAAACCGACAATGCGATGGATATTTAAAATGTTTCAAGCGGTGCATTTAGTCAAGATAAATGGGGAGAAATAAGTGAGTAACTTAACCCGAGAACGTCAAGAAATATTGCAGCATTTAGGGAAAGATTGCTGTCAATACTATTTAATGATTTCTGGGGTATAAAGATTAAGAGAAAGGGGGAAATAGTTGAAAACAAATCTAAGTTATGAGTCAAGATGAGAATTCTTGGCTGGAATCAACTTGGGTATAAAATATAAATTGGTTAAAAAAGTAGGATTCTATTTTCTTTAATAAATATAAATTATTTCTATTTAGCTAAACACCAGTATATTAGCCATAAGATATGATAGTAAAGCCTGGAAAATTTAACGAAAAAGTGTAATGAACATCGAATTTTTTAGAATTAGTAAAAAATTCGATGCCCATCTGCGGAATATGGGTTCCAAAGCTTTTTAGAAAATCCTAGAATCGCATTAAGGAGGGTTCGTAATTCATGAGAAATAGCTGACGGGGTGACAACCCCGTTAAAAGGTTGATAAAATCAAGGACATAGCCCTTAACCCCCTCTGAAAAAAAGGCAACTTGTTACGTCTGATCAGCATTAATTCATTGACAAGTTCTTGAAAAAACTCCATTCCTATTACCCAAGATGAAAGGTTTCAATTAGCAGTTAAAACGGTGAAAACGAGTATAACCAAGACTACGACTGCATGGAATTCTATCAATTGGGCGAAAGTCCAAAGGGTAGTATTTAAGCTGCAAAAGAGAATTTACCAGGCATCATTATCGGGACAAAATGCGAAAGCTCGGAATCTCCAAAAACTTCTAGTTAAGTCATATTACGCCAAACTCTTAGCGATAAGAAGGGTAACTCAAGATAATCAAGGCAAGAAAACAGCCGGGGTAGACGGAATTAAATCCATCACACCCAAACAACGATTAGAACTTGTAGAAAACTTGAGTAAATATCAAAAGGTGAAACCACTCCGAAGAAAATGGATACCCAAACCCAACGGAGAGAAACGACCTCTAGGAATCCCAACGATACAAGATAGAGTCAGGCAAGCCTTGGTGAAATCTGCATTAGAACCCCAATGGGAAGCCAGATTTGAGGGTAAAAGCTACGGGTTTAGACCCGGACGTTCAGCCCATGACGCAATGTCACGAATCTTCCAAAGCATCAATCACGGGGAATACTTCATTCTTGATGCTGACATCTCAAAATGTTTTGACCAGATTAATCATGATTACCTACTGTCCAAAATTGATTGTCCATCAATAATAAAAGCCCAAATCAGACAATGGTTAAAAGCTGGAGTGATGGATAATGGCAGATTTGAAGCAACAGAGGCAGGCACTCCACAAGGCGGTGTTATTAGTCCTTTACTTGCTAACATCGCACTGGATGGAATCCTTATGACGGAAACTGGACTTATTGGAGTACAAGGAAAGGAACATCAAATGAGGTTCCCAAACGAGTAGCAACTTTGCTCAAAAAACAAAAAGGCAAATGTAATCTCTGTGGTCAATATTTCACCCCAGATGATGTTGTAGAAATCGGGACACAATTCAACCCAAATCTTTACGTGGGAAAGACGAATATAAGAACCTACAACTACTGCATCGCCATTGTCACGATATTAAAACGGCATCCGATGGATCTTACAACCCAAAGGAAACCGGATGTTCTGAATGACAGAACAGGCAACTAAACTAGGAGCCGTGTGCGGTGAAAGTCGCAAGCACGGTTTTGAATGGGAGGTGAGGGTTGCAAGGCTCTCATCGACCCCTAATTTTTGACTTGATGGGGCTTTTCACGCATACTACCCCATCTTTTTTTACCGCAATTTGGCTCCCTTCCCTCTAGCTCAGGTTTTTGACGGGGTTGTCACCCCGTGAGGTCAGGGACTGCATCAAGGGAAGTCCCAACAGTAAATAGTTTTCCTGCCAACCAAAGATGCCCAGACGTGGAATTTGAACCACTGCTGCATTGAACTGTTGATTCAGCAAAATTTTATGGAATTGAGGAGCTTGGAGTGCTGTTGTCAATTCATCGACCAGAGCAAATAAATCAGGAGCTTGATGACGACTGAGCCTTAAACCTTGAGGAGATGGGATAGTGACCCAAAGTGAACGCGCAATCACCCAGGCTGGAATTAGCAACACAATACCCAGCTTGATAACGGCACCACTGATATGCTGACTAAAGATTATAAATAAGACGACTAGCCCGACTAATCCTAATAACGCAGCAAGTATCAAAAAGATATAGGCATACCCTAATACCGCAAACAGGGCAACTCGTAGACGATAACTTTGAGGATGACTTTTCGAGAAAGTTTCCAACTTTTCGACTAATACGTCAAACTGTGTCTGTGTGATTGCCATAGGAAATT
The sequence above is a segment of the Planktothrix tepida PCC 9214 genome. Coding sequences within it:
- the patD gene encoding heterocyst frequency control protein PatD, which gives rise to MLSKSTSQAIDQFQNTLKQLHTTLILVPFDSTDLKQTFQQAKVTFQTQIMGINESDFDPPVESKIQSYLTETHKQMRLLEMDLKFLQASHQSATFRTRLTQIQNRLDLLLSYGEAILKDV
- a CDS encoding M48 family metallopeptidase, which encodes MAITQTQFDVLVEKLETFSKSHPQSYRLRVALFAVLGYAYIFLILAALLGLVGLVVLFIIFSQHISGAVIKLGIVLLIPAWVIARSLWVTIPSPQGLRLSRHQAPDLFALVDELTTALQAPQFHKILLNQQFNAAVVQIPRLGIFGWQENYLLLGLPLMQSLTSRGDNPVKNLS